A genomic stretch from Silurus meridionalis isolate SWU-2019-XX chromosome 1, ASM1480568v1, whole genome shotgun sequence includes:
- the ddx17 gene encoding probable ATP-dependent RNA helicase DDX17, with protein sequence MRGSSSYGDRDRGRDRGARFGSSRGGPPPPKKFGNPGDRLRKKKWDLSELPKFEKNFYSEHPEIQRMSQYDIEEFCRKNEITVRGSGCPKPVPNFHHAQFPQYVMDVLLQQNFKEPTAIQAQGFPLALSGRDMVGIAQTGSGKTLAYLLPAIVHINHQPYLERGDGPICLVLAPTRELAQQVQQVAYDYGKSSRIKSTCVYGGAPKGPQIRDLERGVEICIATPGRLIDFLEAGKTNLRRCTYLVLDEADRMLDMGFEPQIRKILDQIRPDRQTLMWSATWPKEVRQLAEDFLHDYIQINIGALELSANHNILQIVDVCMESEKDNKLIQLMEEIMAEKENKTIIFVETKKRCDELTRRMRRDGWPAMCIHGDKSQPERDWVLTEFRSGKAPILIATDVASRGLDVEDVKFVINYDYPNSSEDYVHRIGRTARSTNKGTAYTFFTPGNLRQARDLVRVLEEARQAINPKLLQLVDSGRGSGGGRMRYRGASSNNPNLMYQDECDRRLRSAGGSGSSSSKDSRSSSSYSRDGRSSRDDRTSSSSSYRDRSRDGRNSYSTGDQYQSYNSSGGGGYSSRPGGVSQSSNSVSGGGQQNQSGPPQGPFNPGPPPPPQSGTGQGPQPLMAQQFVPPPPPQAMIGFMGPGPYSFGPPPPQQQRK encoded by the exons ATGAGAGGCAGCTCTTCCTACGGGGACAGAGACCGTGGACGGGACAGAGG GGCCCGCTTTGGGTCCAGTCGTGGAGGTCCTCCTCCCCCCAAGAAGTTTGGGAACCCAGGAGACCGACTGAGGAAGAAGAAATGGGACCTTAGCGAGCTGCCAAAATTTGAGAAAAACTTCTACAGTGAGCACCCAGAGATCCAGCGTATGAGTCAG TATGACATAGAGGAGTTTTGCAGAAAGAACGAGATCACTGTCAGGGGCTCCGGGTGCCCGAAGCCGGTGCCAAACTTCCACCATGCACAGTTTCCTC AGTATGTGATGGATGTATTGCTGCAGCAGAATTTCAAGGAGCCCACAGCCATTCAAGCACAGGGGTTTCCACTGGCTCTCAGTGGCAGGGACATGGTGGGCATTGCACAGACTGGATCTGGAAAAACACTCGCT TATCTGCTTCCTGCCATTGTGCATATCAACCACCAGCCATACCTGGAGAGAGGAGATGGACCCATT TGCCTGGTTCTGGCTCCAACACGTGAATTGGCACAACAGGTGCAGCAGGTGGCGTATGACTACGGCAAGTCTTCTCGAATCAAGAGCACTTGTGTGTATGGCGGAGCTCCAAAGGGTCCACAGATAAGAGACTTGGAGCGAG GTGTTGAGATTTGCATCGCCACGCCCGGTCGTCTAATCGACTTTCTGGAGGCTGGGAAGACGAACCTGCGCCGATGCACCTACCTGGTCCTAGACGAGGCGGACCGCATGCTGGACATGGGCTTCGAGCCACAGATCCGCAAAATCTTAGATCAGATCCGG CCAGACAGGCAGACACTGATGTGGAGCGCAACTTGGCCTAAGGAGGTGCGTCAGCTAGCAGAGGACTTCCTCCATGACTACATCCAAATCAACATCGGAGCCCTGGAGCTCAGCGCCAACCACAATATCCTGCAGATTGTGGACGTCTGCATGGAGAGCGAAAAAGACAACAA GCTGATTCAGCTGATGGAGGAAATCATGGCAGAGAAGGAGAACAAGACCATCATTTTTGTCGAGACAAAGAAACGCTGTGATGAGCTGACTCGCAGGATGAGGAGAGATGG ATGGCCGGCAATGTGCATTCACGGAGACAAAAGTCAGCCAGAGAGAGATTGGGTTCTTACAG AGTTCCGCAGTGGTAAAGCTCCAATCCTTATCGCTACTGACGTCGCCTCACGTGGGCTGG ATGTGGAAGATGTGAAGTTCGTCATTAACTACGACTACCCGAACTCCTCCGAGGATTACGTTCACCGTATTGGGCGCACCGCCCGTAGCACCAACAAAGGCACAGCCTACACATTCTTTACACCCGGAAACCTGCGGCAGGCTCGTGACCTGGTCCGGGTTCTGGAGGAAGCCCGGCAGGCCATCAATCCCAAACTTTTGCAGCTGGTCGACTCTGGGCGTGGGTCAGGAG GGGGAAGAATGCGTTACCGTGGCGCCAGCTCCAACAACCCCAACCTGATGTACCAGGATGAGTGCGATAGACGCCTGCGCTCAGCCGGGGGAAGTGGAAGCAGCAGTAGCAAGGATAGCCGGAGCAGCAGCAGCTACAGCCGAGACGGGCGCTCGAGCCGGGACGACAGAACGTCCTCCTCGTCTTCATACAGAGATCGCAGCCGGGATGGGCGGAATAGCTACAGCACAGGCGATCAGTATCAGAGCTACAACAGCAGCGGAGGGGGAGGATACAGCTCAAGGCCAGGTGGAGTGTCGCAGTCAAGTAATAGCGTTTCAGGAGGAGGGCAACAAAACCAATCAGGACCACCACAGGGCCCGTTTAATCCGGGTCCTCCCCCACCACCACAGTCAGGAACCGGACAGGGTCCACAGCCCCTGATGGCCCAGCAGTTTGTGCCTCCTCCACCACCCCAGGCCATGATTGGGTTTATGGGTCCAGGGCCGTACTCGTTTGGACCTCCACCTCCTCAGCAGCAGAGAAAGTAA
- the gga1 gene encoding ADP-ribosylation factor-binding protein GGA1: protein MAAPPDEGSLESRINKATNPLNRGTDWDSIKAFCEQLSNEPEGPQLATRLLAHKIQSPQEWEAMQALTVLETCMKNCGKRFHNEVGKFRFLNELIKVVSPKYLGSRAPEPVKKKVLEMMFSWTVGFPEEAKISDAYQMLKKQGIVKQDPALPDDKPLPPPPPRPKNAIFEDEEKSKMLSRLLNSTHPEDLRAANKLIKEMVQEDQKRMEKVSKRVNAIQEVNESVKLLTQLLADYSKDTSSHDNEELIKDLYQRCEKMRPTLFRLASDTEDNDEALAEILQANDSLTQVINLYRQLVKGEEVNGDSSTMPTLKGNSTALLDLTGLDTSPSAPTFPEFPFQPTPSHELGISLLDDELMSLGLSDNTPSSTLASSQSGDASTWNSFQVSESVDTPIPSVTSTVLLPSVSSSPAPVSAPTPAIKSLDELDVLGKTLLQQSLPPENLQVKWDKLQPQSRPTLRDLQSKTNANPVTSPSPILAFSSEPANLLNSQHNNEAPALSIVPASTPQDEVSLANVTVSLESIKPSSMLPVTIFDKHSLRVLMHFARECPPSRPDVLVVIISMLSSAPMPVTNIRFQAAVPKTMRVKLQPPSESDLPAFNPILPPAAITQVLLLANPQKEKVRLRYKLTFDLADESHDESGDIEQFPPPESWGNL from the exons ATGGCGGCTCCGCCTGATGAGGGGAGTTTGGAGTCTCGCATCA ACAAAGCGACCAACCCTCTAAACAGAGGGACCGACTGGGACAGCATTAAAGCTTTTTGTGAGCAACTCAGCAATGAACCTGAAGG TCCACAGCTGGCCACCAGGCTTTTGGCCCACAAGATCCAGTCACCGCAGGAATGGGAAGCCATGCAGGCCCTCACG GTTCTGGAGACGTGTATGAAGAACTGTGGGAAAAGGTTCCATAACGAAGTGGGGAAGTTCCGCTTTCTCAACGAGCTCATCAAAGTGGTTTCTCCAAAG TATTTGGGCTCTCGAGCTCCAGAACCGGTGAAGAAGAAAGTACTAGAAATGATGTTCAGTTGGACTGTTGGGTTTCCTGAAGAGGCCAAAATATCTGATGCCTATCAGATGCTGAAGAAACAAG GTATTGTGAAACAGGACCCGGCGCTACCGGACGATAAgcccctccctcctcctccacccAGACCCAAGAATGCCATCTTTGAGGATGAAGAGAAGTCAAAG ATGCTGTCACGCTTGCTCAACAGCACTCACCCGGAGGACCTGAGAGCGGCAAATAAACTTATTAAGGAAATGGTTCAGgag GATCAGAAGCGCATGGAGAAGGTGTCGAAGAGAGTGAACGCTATTCAGGAAGTGAACGAGAGTGTTAAGCTGCTGACACAGTTATTAGCCGATTACAGCAAAGACACCAGTTCGCACGACAATGAGGAGCTCATTAAG GATTTGTACCAGCGCTGTGAGAAAATGAGGCCCACGCTGTTCCGACTAGCCAGTGACACAGAAGACAATGATGAAGCTTTAG cgGAGATCCTTCAGGCCAATGACAGTCTTACGCAAGTGATTAACCTCTACAGGCAGCTTGTGAAAGGAGAGGAAGTGAATGGAGACAGCAGCACTATGCCTACACTTAAGG GGAACAGCACGGCCCTGTTGGACCTCACTGGCCTGGACACGTCACCCTCAGCTCCCACTTTCCCAGAATTCCCTTTTCAGCCCACACCATCACATGAGCTGGGTATCAGCCTGCTGGATGATGAACTCATGTCTTTGG GTCTTAGTGATAACACTCCTAGTTCTACTCTGGCTTCCTCCCAGTCTGGGGATGCCTCCACATGGAACTCATTCCag GTTTCAGAAAGTGTAGACACACCCATTCCTTCAGTAACATCCACCGTGCTGCTACCGTCAGTTTCCAGCTCCCCGGCCCCCGTCAGCGCCCCCACCCCTGCCATCAAGTCCCTGGATGAGCTGGATGTGCTGGGGAAGACCCTGCTACAGCAGTCGCTGCCCCCTGAGAACCTGCAAGTCAAATG GGACAAACTTCAGCCGCAGTCTAGGCCCACCCTGCGAGATCTCCAGAGCAAGACGAACGCGAACCCAGTGACAAGCCCAAGTCCCATCCTAGCATTTTCCTCTGAGCCTGCTAATCTCCTAAACTCGCAGCACAACAACGAGGCTCCTGCACTGAGCATTGTCCCTGCTTCCACTCCTCAGGACGAGGTCTCTCTGGCAAATGTCACCGTGTCCCTGGAATCCATCAAACCTA gtagCATGTTGCCAGTGACAATCTTCGACAAACACAGCTTGCGGGTCCTGATGCATTTTGCACGCGAGTGTCCTCCGTCTCGGCCCGACGTTTTGGTAGTCATCATCTCCATGCTGTCGTCCGCTCCCATGCCCGTCACAAACATCCGCTTCCAAGCCGCCGTCCCCAAG ACGATGAGGGTGAAATTGCAGCCGCCTTCTGAATCGGACCTGCCCGCCTTCAACCCCATACTCCCACCTGCTGCGATTACACAAGTCCTCCTGCTGGCCAACCCTCAAAAG GAAAAGGTCCGGTTGCGATACAAGCTGACATTCGATTTAGCCGACGAGTCCCACGATGAGAGCGGAGACATCGAACAGTTCCCACCTCCAGAGTCCTGGGGGAATCTTTAG